The Malus domestica chromosome 10, GDT2T_hap1 genome contains a region encoding:
- the LOC114827457 gene encoding receptor-like protein EIX2, with the protein MLLILREGFLLGLDATAVNGKEFCATTARVMLQRWTFGILIHLQYDLSGNSFQLPKFNGLLENLRYLNLSSALSSEGAEIPEFIGNLSSLETLDLSNNYFEENPIPKSFGQLKSLNYLNISNSGFGGEIPPNLGNLSNLNHLDLGGNFFLKISSERLNWLPRLSSLTYLNLDFLNLRSAGASWLSVVNILPSLLELHLFECAIERIPLSIQKVNMTSLLVLDMSMNSIISPLPSWFSNLTSLRNLYLSGDYFNGNYFTGPIPREFASLEYLQGLDFSGNRLEGHIPKLNFCKLKTLNFQGNKFDGGIQGLLSGFLNCTDSVLESLDLSSNELEDELPDSLGMLHNLQYVNLEFNNFSGKIPESIGKLSSLKTLNLSYNNMIGPIPDSLGQLPELVHLDLSRNSWEGILTESHFANLTKLRSIDVSTYRPMSLIVNLTYEWIPPFKLYTVGITNCNVGPNFPAWLLLQTELSDVTLRSTGISGIIPEEWFLKILSQLKYLDLSYNHISGRLPLQLKCPKLYHIDLSYNRFDGPLPLLSANVTIFNLESNSFSGPVPLNIDQLMLTLQGLYLSDNQLKGTIPPSICNLQSLSILSLRNNQLFGEFPQEWSMWPLMLIVDVGYNNLSGQIPQSLSSLTSLSYLNLSYNNLGGRIPSGNQLQTLEDPSIYEGNLLLCGVPLSTKCPGDDTFTATDAKDSNEDGNDKLWFYVSMALGFTVGFWGVCGTLLVKKSWRYAYFRLFDDIKDKMPPPKHSVICRESGKKAEEREASSLNEKHTGKCTQKDQLEKRYTVKFEGKKSTNPPKTLMPKLYMVDSLSVLIPMC; encoded by the exons ATGTTACTGATCCTTCGGGAAGGCTTTCTTCTTGGGTTGGACGCGACTGCTGTCAATGGAAAGGAATTTTGTGCAACAACCGCACGGGTCATGTTGCAAAGGTGGACCTTCGGAATACTTATCCATCTCCAGTATG ATTTGAGCGGGAACAGTTTCCAACTCCCTAAGTTCAATGGTCTGCTTGAAAATTTGAGGTATCTCAACCTCTCCTCTGCATTATCATCTGAGGGAGCTGAGATTCCAGAGTTTATTGGAAACTTGTCGTCTTTGGAAACACTCGATCTTTCCAATAATTATTTCGAAGAGAATCCAATTCCTAAGTCTTTTGGCCAGCTTAAGAGTTTGAATTATCTTAATATCTCCAACTCAGGTTTTGGGGGAGAAATTCCCCCTAACCTTGGAAACCTGTCAAACCTGAACCATCTTGACCTAGGGGGGAATTTCTTCTTGAAAATATCTTCCGAAAGATTGAATTGGCTTCCTCGCCTCTCTTCCTTAACATACCTCAATCTCGACTTTCTCAATCTTCGCAGCGCGGGAGCAAGTTGGCTATCTGTAGTTAACATTCTTCCTTCGCTGTTAGAGTTGCATTTGTTTGAATGTGCAATTGAAAGAATTCCACTCTCAATCCAAAAGGTAAATATGACTTCACTTTTGGTACTTGATATGTCAATGAATTCTATCATTTCTCCACTACCTAGCTGGTTTTCTAATCTTACTAGTCTTCGAAATCTCTATCTGAGTGGAGATTATTTCAATGGAAACTATTTCACTGGTCCGATTCCTCGAGAGTTTGCAAGCCTCGAATATCTGCAAGGCCTTGATTTTTCTGGTAATAGACTCGAAGGTCATATTCCCAAACTAAACTTTTGCAAGCTAAAGACCCTAAACTTTCAAGGAAACAAATTTGATGGGGGAATTCAAGGGCTTTTGAGTGGATTCTTAAACTGTACAGACAGTGTATTGGAATCACTGGATTTGTCCTCTAATGAGCTGGAAGACGAGTTGCCTGACTCCCTTGGGATGCTACACAACTTGCAATATGTCAACCTTGAGTTCAACAATTTTTCGGGTAAAATCCCGGAATCTATTGGAAAGTTGTCATCCTTGAAAACTCTAAACCTCAGTTACAACAATATGATTGGACCGATTCCCGATAGTTTGGGACAATTGCCTGAGCTAGTTCACCTAGATTTGTCCAGGAATTCATGGGAAGGCATTTTAACAGAATCCCATTTTGCAAATCTCACAAAATTACGATCTATTGATGTGTCTACATATCGACCTATGTCGCTCATTGTCAATCTGACTTATGAGTGGATTCCTCCCTTCAAGCTCTACACAGTTGGCATTACAAATTGCAATGTAGGTCCTAATTTTCCTGCATGGCTTCTGTTGCAAACTGAACTTTCTGATGTCACCCTTCGTAGTACTGGAATCTCGGGTATCATACCAGAAGAGTGGTTCTTGAAGATATTGTCGCAGCTCAAATATTTGGATTTATCGTACAATCATATCAGCGGAAGGCTTCCACTCCAATTgaaatgtccaaaactatatCATATAGATTTGAGCTATAACAGATTCGATGGTCCACTCCCACTTCTGTCCGCCAATGTTACCATCTTTAATCTTGAAAGCAATTCATTTTCGGGGCCAGTTCCTTTGAACATTGACCAATTGATGCTGACATTACAAGGATTGTATCTTTCTGATAATCAGTTGAAAGGCACAATTCCACCCTCCATTTGCAACTTGCAGAGCTTGTCAATCCTTTCTCTGAGAAATAATCAGTTATTCGGAGAATTTCCGCAAGAATGGAGTATGTGGCCCTTAATGTTGATTGTCGATGTTGGATACAACAATCTCTCAG gacaaattcCTCAAAGTTTGTCTTCTTTAACCTCCTTATCTTACTTGAACTTGTCTTACAACAACTTGGGTGGAAGGATTCCTTCTGGGAACCAACTCCAGACGCTCGAAGATCCCTCCATTTACGAGGGCAACCTTTTACTGTGTGGAGTTCCTCTTTCAACTAAGTGCCCAGGAGATGATACTTTTACTGCTACAGATGCGAAAGACAGCAACGAAGATGGAAATGATAAGTTGTGGTTCTATGTCAGCATGGCACTGGGTTTCACCGTAGGCTTTTGGGGTGTTTGTGGTACATTGCTTGTGAAGAAGTCATGGAGGTATGCTTATTTTCGATTGTTCGATGACATCAAAGATAAG ATGCCCCCACCAAAACATTCGGTAATCTGTAGAGAAAGTGGGAAAAAGGCAGAAGAAAGAGAAGCAAGTTCATTGAATGAGAAGCACACAGGAAAATGCACACAGAAAGACCAACTTGAAAAGCGATATACAGTAAAGTTTGAGGGAAAG AAATCCACCAACCCACCAAAGACTTTGATGCCAAAACTTTACATGGTCGACTCTTTATCTGTTTTAATCCCTATGTGCTAA
- the LOC103446026 gene encoding receptor-like protein EIX2: MPLIFNVSYEWIPPFQLHSIYIINCSVGPAFPVWLQSQTELLYVTLRSTRISDSIPEEWLFNLSSKVERLDLSRNQIRGKLQSQLKFPNLYYMDLSRNQFEGPLPHFSSCATFLYLQKNSFSGPIPSNFGQLMPKLREMNLAENHLNGTIPSSLCDMQNLTTLSLRSNQFYGEFPEAWSVWHDIWVVDVADNNLSGNIPSSMGVPSSLVILKMNNNNFDGEIPIELKNATYLRSIDLGGNKLTGGVPSWIGSNFSVLSTLRLHSNFLSGHIPRHLCNLPYLHILDLGLNNLSGAIPKCLKNLTTLTFSPSDTYTLPEGLEVQTTVTAKGSELVYYKIALRWVYSIDLSSNNLEGEIPEEMTSLIALGTLNLSGNQLRGNTPSTIGNLRWLETLDLSHNRLSGQIPQSYSSLSLLAHVNLSFNNLAGRIPSGNQLQTLEDPSIYEGNPLLCGVPLTKCPGDETPPFPSSDAGNNKDEDDNIKFWLYVSITLGFITGFWGVCGTLIVKKSWRYAYFRFFDDMKDKVALAIALKVAKKIY, translated from the coding sequence ATGCCGCTCATTTTCAATGTGAGTTATGAGTGGATTCCCCCCTTCCAGCTCCACTCAATTTACATTATAAATTGTAGTGTAGGTCCTGCATTTCCTGTATGGCTTCAATCTCAAACTGAGCTACTTTATGTCACCCTTCGTAGTACCAGAATCTCAGATTCTATACCAGAGGAATGGCTCTTCAACTTATCGTCCAAAGTTGAACGTTTGGATTTATCTCGCAACCAAATCCGCGGAAAGCTTCAATCCCAactcaaatttccaaatttATATTATATGGATTTGAGTCGTAATCAATTTGAAGGTCCACTTCCACATTTCTCTTCTTGTGCCACTTTTCTTTATCTccaaaaaaatagtttttcCGGGCCTATTCCTTCAAATTTCGGACAACTGATGCCCAAATTAAGAGAGATGAATCTTGCGGAGAATCACTTGAATGGTACAATTCCATCCTCTCTATGCGACATGCAGAACTTGACAACCCTGTCCCTAAGGAGCAATCAGTTTTACGGAGAATTCCCCGAAGCATGGAGTGTGTGGCATGATATATGGGTTGTTGATGTGGCTGACAATAACCTCTCTGGTAATATTCCGAGTTCAATGGGTGTCCCGAGTTCTCTAGTTATATTGAAGATGAACAACAACAATTTTGATGGCGAAATTCCTATCGAGTTGAAAAATGCAACTTACTTGAGGAGTATTGATCTTGGGGGCAACAAATTAACCGGAGGTGTTCCTTCATGGATCGGATCAAACTTCTCTGTGTTGTCTACTCTGCGTTTGCACTCCAACTTTTTAAGTGGACATATCCCGCGCCATCTTTGCAATCTTCCCTACCTTCACATCCTAGACCTTGGCCTTAACAATCTTTCAGGGGCTATTCCCAAGTGTTTGAAGAATTTGACTACTTTGACTTTCTCTCCATCCGATACTTATACACTGCCCGAAGGTCTTGAGGTGCAAACAACAGTCACGGCGAAAGGAAGCGAACTCGTTTATTACAAGATTGCTTTGAGATGGGTATATAGCATTGATCTTTCATCAAATAATTTAGAAGGCGAAATTCCTGAAGAAATGACCAGCCTTATTGCATTGGGGACCTTGAACTTGTCAGGAAATCAGTTAAGGGGGAACACTCCCTCAACGATTGGAAATTTGCGTTGGTTGGAAACTCTTGATCTTTCACACAATCGCCTTTCGGGACAAATTCCTCAAAGTTACTCCTCTTTATCGCTATTGGCTCATGTGAACTTGTCCTTCAACAACTTGGCTGGAAGAATTCCTTCGGGCAACCAACTCCAGACACTCGAGGACCCATCCATTTATGAAGGCAATCCATTACTCTGTGGGGTTCCTTTAACTAAGTGCCCGGGGGACGAAACACCGCCTTTTCCCTCTAGTGATGCTGGAAATAATAAAGATGAAGATGATAACATAAAGTTTTGGCTCTATGTCAGTATCACACTCGGCTTCATCACAGGCTTTTGGGGAGTTTGTGGCACATTAATCGTAAAGAAGTCATGGAGGTATGCCTATTTTCGTTTCTTTGATGATATGAAAGATAAAGTAGCATTAGCAATTGCATTGAAAGtggctaaaaaaatttattaa